The Elgaria multicarinata webbii isolate HBS135686 ecotype San Diego chromosome 4, rElgMul1.1.pri, whole genome shotgun sequence genome contains a region encoding:
- the CCN6 gene encoding cellular communication network factor 6, which yields MQWFFIPAILIITYTQQLSCRIEGNRQQPGKPGGKATASSELRPRKELCHWPCRCPRAPTCSPGVSLVKDGCGCCKMCAKQSGQVCNEAEVCDPHKGLYCDYSADKPRYERGLCAYMIAVGCELNGMHYINGQAFQTTPLYKCLCVNGAIGCTPVFISKSAPNECATLESRKKSENSNCVSGQQKEQQSTGYRLMSAFRSVPLVLKKKCLVQATPWTPCSQTCGIGISDRVSNENSKCEMRKEKRLCFIQPCQAKFPKPLKIPKGKMCQPTFQLAKAEKLVFSGCTSRQTYKLTFCGICLDKRCCIPNKSTMITVQFDCPKEGTFKWKMMWITSCVCQKTCNNPRDIFSELKLL from the exons ATGCAGTGGTTCTTCATCCCCGCCATCCTTATAATCACTTATACGCAACAG CTTTCTTGTAGGATTGAAGGCAACAGGCAGCAGCCGGGAAAGCCTGGAGGAAAAGCCACAGCGAGCAGTGAGCTTCGTCCACGCAAAGAGTTATGTCATTGGCCCTGCAGATGCCCACGTGCGCCCACATGCAGCCCTGGGGTGAGCCTGGTGAAAGATGGCTGTGGATGCTGCAAGATGTGCGCCAAGCAGTCAGGGCAAGTCTGTAATGAAGCAGAGGTCTGCGACCCTCACAAAGGGCTCTACTGTGACTACTCTGCAGACAAGCCTAGGTATGAAAGAGGACTGTGTGCAT ATATGATAGCAGTAGGCTGTGAGCTCAATGGTATGCACTATATCAATGGCCAAGCCTTCCAGACCACTCCTCTTTATAAGTGCTTGTGTGTGAACGGTGCAATTGGATGTACACCAGTATTCATCTCAAAGTCAGCACCTAATGAATGCGCCACACTAGAGAGCAGAAAGAAATCTGAAAACTCCAATTGTGTTTCAGGACAGCAAAAGGAGCAGCAATCAACAGGTTACAGATTAATGTCAG CTTTCAGAAGTGTACCActagttttgaaaaagaaatgtctGGTACAAGCAACTCCATGGACGCCTTGTTCCCAAACCTGTGGCATTGGTATATCTGACAGAGTGAGCAATGAAAACAGTAAATGTGAAATGAGGAAGGAAAAGAGACTATGCTTTATTCAACCATGCCAAGCAAAATTTCCAAAGCCATTGAAG ATCCCTAAAGGAAAAATGTGTCAGCCTACATTTCAGCTTGCCAAAGCAGAGAAGCTAGTTTTTTCTGGATGCACAAGTAGACAAACATacaaacttaccttttgtggaATCTGCCTTGACAAGAGATGTTGCATACCTAACAAGTCTACAATGATTACAGTACAGTTTGACTGTCCTAAGGAAGGCACCTTTAAGTGGAAGATGATGTGGATTACATCTTGTGTTTGTCAGAAGACATGCAATAATCCCAGAGATATATTTTCTGAACTCAAGCTTTTATAG